In a single window of the Desulfovibrio aminophilus DSM 12254 genome:
- a CDS encoding 4-hydroxybenzoate octaprenyltransferase, with protein sequence MSKFFSILRMVKIEHSIFALPFAYSGLFLAAGGWPGWWALIVLTAAMVAVRSFAMAANRYLDLDIDRENPRTQDRPLVTGELTKGFTLAFIGGCALVFVGTTALMNPLCLKLAIPALVWSGFYSLTKRFTWLCHYVLGSVLGLAPIAGWISLRPEFAWTWLLLALAVTLWVAGFDILYACQDVAFDRSRGLKSMPASLGLERALRLSRDGHLAAAGLFLMAGMTANLRWTYFAVAALIGGILWFEHRLIKPDDLSRVNLAFFTLNGFVAILLFAGVLLGL encoded by the coding sequence ATGTCCAAGTTTTTCTCGATCCTGCGCATGGTCAAGATCGAGCATTCGATCTTCGCCCTGCCGTTCGCCTATTCCGGTCTGTTCCTGGCCGCCGGTGGTTGGCCCGGCTGGTGGGCGCTCATCGTGCTCACCGCGGCCATGGTCGCGGTGCGTTCCTTCGCCATGGCCGCCAACCGCTACCTGGACCTGGACATCGACCGCGAGAATCCGCGCACCCAGGACCGGCCCCTGGTCACCGGCGAACTGACCAAGGGCTTCACCCTGGCCTTCATCGGCGGCTGCGCCCTGGTCTTCGTGGGGACCACGGCGCTCATGAACCCGCTCTGCCTCAAACTCGCGATTCCGGCCCTGGTCTGGTCCGGGTTCTACTCCCTGACCAAGCGCTTCACCTGGCTCTGTCACTATGTGCTCGGCTCGGTGCTCGGGCTCGCGCCCATCGCGGGCTGGATCAGCCTCCGGCCCGAGTTCGCCTGGACTTGGCTCCTCTTGGCCCTGGCAGTGACCCTCTGGGTGGCCGGGTTCGACATCCTCTACGCCTGCCAGGACGTGGCGTTCGACCGCTCCAGGGGACTCAAGTCCATGCCCGCCTCCCTGGGTCTGGAGCGGGCCCTGCGTCTTTCCCGCGACGGGCATCTGGCCGCCGCCGGGCTGTTCCTCATGGCCGGGATGACGGCCAACCTGCGCTGGACCTATTTCGCGGTGGCCGCGCTCATCGGCGGCATCCTCTGGTTCGAGCACCGGCTCATCAAGCCCGACGACCTTTCGCGGGTCAACCTGGCCTTCTTCACCCTCAACGGCTTCGTGGCCATCCTGCTCTTCGCCGGTGTGCTCCTGGGGCTATAG
- the ade gene encoding adenine deaminase: protein MIRARTPEELARRIRLARGLEPVDLLLRDARLVNVLSGEIHPADIAVADGLVVGFGAYEARAVLDLGGRHVIPGLIDGHLHIESSLLCPREFARAVAPHGTSAVVCDPHEIANVCGAAGIEYMLAATADSPVGFYFMMPSCVPATHLETSGAELSAGDVLRFQEAHPGRVLGLAEMMNFPGLLAGDPEVLAKLLAAGDRPIDGHAPLLSGRDLAAYVLAGPGSDHECTNAAEALEKLRLGLHLMIREGTSENNLDDLLPALNECDAANVSLVSDDLLASDILARGHMDHKLRHAVAAGVPPVRAVQMASINTARHFGLPGRGAVAPGFRADMVVLDDLERFRVAEVFLGGRRVRDLNFPRGKGATLPSSMRLPDVTPELFALPSGRGRVWVIGVIPGQILTEARLLAPTVVQGRPTADPDRDLAKLAVIERHRGSGNVGLGLVQGLGLRAGALASSVGHDSHNLIVAGADDADMALAAREAARLGGGFVAALNGRVRAGLPLPLAGLMSAKPLEETATRFQQLLDSLSPAMGEFSGNPFGLLSFLALPVIPALKLTDRGLVDVHSFDFIPLWTDKE, encoded by the coding sequence GTGATCCGTGCGCGAACCCCCGAGGAACTGGCCCGGCGCATCCGACTGGCCCGTGGGCTGGAGCCGGTGGACCTGCTCCTGCGCGACGCCCGGCTGGTCAACGTCCTGTCCGGCGAGATCCACCCCGCCGACATCGCCGTGGCCGACGGCCTGGTGGTGGGCTTCGGGGCCTATGAGGCTCGAGCCGTCCTGGACCTGGGCGGGCGGCACGTGATCCCGGGGCTCATCGACGGCCACCTGCACATCGAATCCAGCCTGCTCTGTCCCCGCGAGTTCGCCCGGGCCGTGGCCCCGCACGGCACCTCCGCCGTGGTCTGCGACCCGCATGAGATCGCCAACGTCTGCGGCGCGGCGGGCATCGAGTACATGCTGGCGGCCACGGCCGACTCGCCCGTGGGTTTCTATTTCATGATGCCGTCCTGCGTTCCGGCCACGCACCTGGAGACCTCCGGCGCGGAGCTCTCGGCCGGGGACGTGCTGCGTTTCCAGGAAGCCCATCCCGGCCGAGTGCTCGGCCTGGCCGAGATGATGAACTTCCCGGGACTGCTGGCCGGAGACCCCGAGGTTCTGGCCAAGCTCCTGGCCGCCGGGGATCGGCCCATCGACGGCCATGCCCCGCTGCTCTCGGGCCGTGATCTGGCGGCCTACGTCCTGGCCGGGCCGGGCAGCGACCACGAATGCACCAACGCGGCCGAAGCCCTGGAGAAGCTGCGCCTGGGACTGCACCTCATGATCCGCGAGGGCACCAGCGAGAACAACCTGGACGACCTTCTGCCCGCGCTCAACGAGTGTGACGCGGCCAACGTCTCGCTGGTCAGCGACGATCTCCTGGCCTCGGACATCCTGGCGCGCGGGCACATGGACCACAAGTTGCGCCACGCCGTGGCCGCCGGAGTGCCGCCGGTGCGGGCGGTGCAGATGGCTTCCATCAACACGGCGCGCCATTTCGGGCTGCCCGGCAGGGGGGCGGTGGCTCCCGGCTTCCGCGCCGACATGGTGGTCCTGGATGATTTGGAGCGCTTCCGGGTGGCCGAGGTCTTTCTGGGCGGCCGCCGGGTGCGCGACCTGAACTTCCCGCGCGGCAAGGGCGCGACGCTCCCGTCCAGCATGCGTCTGCCGGACGTCACTCCGGAACTGTTCGCCCTGCCGTCCGGCAGGGGCCGCGTATGGGTCATCGGAGTGATCCCCGGCCAGATCCTCACCGAGGCCCGGCTGCTTGCGCCGACCGTGGTCCAGGGCCGCCCCACGGCCGACCCGGATCGCGACTTGGCCAAGCTGGCGGTCATCGAGCGCCACCGGGGCTCGGGCAACGTGGGCCTGGGACTGGTCCAGGGACTGGGGCTGCGGGCCGGCGCCCTGGCCTCCAGCGTGGGTCATGATTCCCACAACCTCATCGTGGCCGGGGCGGACGACGCGGACATGGCCCTGGCCGCCCGCGAGGCCGCCCGCCTGGGTGGAGGATTCGTGGCCGCGCTCAACGGCCGGGTGCGGGCCGGTTTGCCGCTGCCTCTGGCCGGGCTCATGAGCGCCAAGCCCCTGGAAGAGACGGCCACGCGTTTCCAGCAGCTCCTGGACAGCCTCTCCCCGGCCATGGGCGAGTTTTCGGGCAATCCCTTCGGCCTGCTCTCCTTCCTGGCCCTGCCGGTGATTCCCGCGCTCAAACTCACGGATCGCGGACTGGTGGATGTGCATTCCTTCGATTTCATCCCGCTGTGGACCGATAAGGAATAA
- a CDS encoding EAL domain-containing protein encodes MRWGLRKSTLAVIGLLFALVTAGLLLLSHGILQSRFLDLEEDMARDNLRRGMNALALTVEDLNTLTKDWAWWDDTSRFARTGYEEYVESNLPPATFQTQKLSLCLIYNASGGLVWGRYADEDGNLSSAPPEALSFMEPRVSPGGSRFAADGFAGYMVLSDRIFQVACQRILSSNRQGPPAGWLLMGREVSRPFVTRLSETLQLPLTLGREPAPTLSLGEDSILASASIPDLDGRSALNLSVRTRRDLRQTGEEATLGILLSILLTGLMLAGLTMFFLERQVLARVSSLERQVSSAGGPDHAPVSLDGDDELTSLARSIEGMFRERRENEKFLSLLLDSLRVGVILVEADTRRVVEVNALARELAGRTREEIVGRPCHGLLCPNEAGACPILDGGKEDGDAFKCQLQLSDGSRMDILKSVARLSLKGKDHLLETFVDISELEKAQQALADSEERYRTLFMNTGTAGMLIEADTRIRLANAEFANLMGFASADQAVGRKWTEFFHPDDVPRMLEYHAMRRKGPGLAPRNYETRVVDRRGEVREVFMTVAVIPGTDMSVASITDITDRKKAERELERQAFHDELTGLPNRQLFQDRLRRAMLASSRAGTQVGLLLLDLDDFKHVNDTLGHSAGDKVLRMAAERFAGVLRREDTLARLGGDEFAVVVEGLEEGLDPLTRIAGDLLKAMRRPFRVGGNEFYLGVSVGIAVHPLDADTAERLVQNADLAMYRAKESGKNTFSLYKRNLNDQAARRLTLETDLRRALAEERLTVFFQPKVDMGRGAVVGMEALVRWREPDGSLRPPAAFIDFAESSGLIVPIDLFVLEAACRQAMHWAEAGFADLTLAVNLSAQHFRRDELPQQVAAILERTGLPSHALELEITETALLKNFGAARAAMEHLNGRGVSFALDDFGTGYSSLSYLMSLPLQTIKVDKTFVDRIGETSGRGGALVRTILSMADGLGLSTVAEGMETREQADFLLGVGCRLAQGYHYAPPLPAEEFEKLLRGGPLGGGRS; translated from the coding sequence ATGCGTTGGGGTCTGCGCAAGTCCACCCTGGCCGTCATCGGCCTGCTTTTCGCCCTGGTCACGGCGGGCTTGTTGCTGTTGTCCCACGGCATTCTCCAGAGCCGCTTCCTGGATCTGGAGGAGGACATGGCTCGGGACAACCTGCGCCGGGGCATGAACGCCCTCGCTTTGACCGTCGAGGATCTGAACACCCTGACCAAGGACTGGGCCTGGTGGGACGACACCTCCCGCTTCGCCCGCACCGGTTATGAGGAATACGTCGAATCCAACCTGCCTCCCGCGACCTTCCAGACCCAGAAACTTTCCCTGTGTCTGATCTACAACGCGTCGGGAGGTCTCGTCTGGGGCCGCTACGCCGACGAGGACGGCAATCTCTCTTCCGCGCCGCCGGAGGCCCTGTCCTTCATGGAGCCGCGCGTTTCGCCGGGAGGGAGCCGCTTCGCGGCCGACGGCTTCGCCGGCTACATGGTGCTCTCGGACCGGATATTCCAGGTCGCCTGCCAGCGCATCCTGAGCAGCAACCGCCAGGGGCCGCCGGCCGGCTGGCTGCTCATGGGCCGGGAGGTGTCCCGCCCCTTCGTCACCCGGCTGTCCGAAACCCTGCAGCTGCCCCTGACCCTGGGGCGGGAACCGGCTCCGACGCTTTCGCTGGGCGAGGACAGCATCCTGGCCTCGGCCTCCATCCCGGACCTGGACGGCCGGTCGGCCTTGAATCTTTCCGTGCGTACGCGCCGCGACCTGCGCCAGACCGGCGAAGAGGCCACCCTGGGCATCCTGCTGTCCATTCTGCTCACCGGCCTGATGTTGGCGGGCCTGACCATGTTCTTTCTCGAACGTCAGGTGCTGGCCCGCGTGTCCAGCCTGGAGCGACAGGTGTCTTCGGCGGGCGGCCCGGACCATGCCCCCGTGTCCCTGGACGGCGACGACGAACTGACCAGTCTGGCCCGGAGCATCGAAGGCATGTTCCGGGAACGCCGGGAGAACGAGAAGTTTCTCTCCCTGCTTCTGGACTCCCTGCGCGTGGGCGTGATCCTGGTGGAGGCCGACACCCGCCGGGTGGTCGAGGTCAACGCCCTGGCCCGCGAACTGGCGGGGCGGACGCGCGAGGAGATCGTGGGCCGTCCCTGCCACGGCCTGCTCTGTCCCAACGAAGCGGGAGCGTGCCCGATTCTGGACGGAGGAAAGGAGGACGGCGACGCCTTCAAGTGCCAGCTCCAGCTTTCCGACGGTTCGCGCATGGACATCCTCAAGTCCGTGGCCCGGCTGTCCCTCAAAGGGAAGGACCATCTCCTGGAAACCTTCGTGGACATCAGCGAGCTGGAGAAGGCCCAACAGGCCCTGGCCGACTCCGAGGAGCGTTACCGCACTCTGTTCATGAACACGGGCACGGCGGGCATGCTCATCGAGGCGGATACGCGCATCCGGCTGGCCAACGCCGAGTTCGCCAACCTGATGGGCTTCGCCTCGGCCGACCAGGCCGTGGGCCGCAAGTGGACCGAGTTCTTCCACCCCGACGACGTGCCGCGCATGTTGGAGTATCACGCCATGCGCCGCAAGGGCCCCGGGCTGGCCCCGCGCAATTACGAAACCCGGGTGGTGGACCGCCGGGGCGAGGTCCGCGAGGTCTTCATGACCGTGGCCGTGATCCCGGGCACCGACATGAGCGTGGCCTCCATCACGGACATCACGGACCGCAAGAAGGCCGAGCGAGAGCTGGAGCGCCAAGCCTTTCACGATGAATTGACGGGGCTGCCCAACCGCCAGCTCTTCCAGGACCGGCTGCGGAGAGCCATGCTGGCCTCCTCCCGCGCCGGAACCCAGGTGGGGCTCCTGCTCCTGGACCTGGACGACTTCAAGCACGTCAACGACACCCTGGGGCATTCGGCGGGAGACAAGGTCCTGCGCATGGCGGCCGAGCGCTTCGCCGGGGTGCTGCGCCGGGAGGACACCCTGGCCCGCCTCGGCGGCGACGAGTTCGCCGTGGTGGTCGAGGGATTGGAGGAGGGCCTCGACCCGCTCACGCGCATCGCCGGTGATCTGCTGAAGGCCATGCGGCGTCCGTTCCGGGTGGGCGGCAACGAGTTCTACCTGGGGGTCAGCGTGGGCATCGCGGTCCATCCCCTGGACGCGGACACGGCGGAACGGCTCGTGCAGAACGCCGACCTGGCCATGTACCGGGCCAAGGAGTCGGGCAAGAACACCTTCAGCCTGTACAAGCGGAACCTCAACGACCAGGCCGCGCGGCGGTTGACCCTGGAGACGGATTTGCGTCGGGCTCTGGCCGAGGAGCGCCTGACCGTCTTCTTCCAGCCCAAGGTGGACATGGGCCGGGGCGCGGTGGTGGGCATGGAGGCCCTGGTGCGCTGGCGGGAACCGGACGGCTCCCTGCGTCCTCCGGCCGCGTTCATCGACTTCGCGGAGAGCAGCGGGCTCATCGTGCCCATCGACCTGTTCGTGCTGGAGGCGGCCTGCCGTCAGGCCATGCACTGGGCCGAGGCGGGCTTCGCCGATCTGACCCTGGCGGTGAACCTGTCGGCCCAGCACTTCCGGCGCGACGAACTGCCCCAGCAGGTGGCGGCGATTCTCGAACGCACGGGCCTGCCGTCGCATGCGTTGGAACTGGAGATCACCGAGACGGCCCTGCTCAAGAACTTCGGGGCGGCCCGCGCCGCCATGGAGCATCTCAACGGCCGGGGCGTGTCCTTCGCCCTGGACGACTTCGGCACCGGCTACTCATCCTTGAGCTATCTCATGTCCCTGCCGTTGCAGACCATCAAGGTGGACAAGACCTTCGTGGACCGCATCGGAGAAACCAGCGGCCGGGGCGGGGCCCTGGTGCGGACCATCCTGTCCATGGCCGACGGCCTCGGCCTGTCCACCGTGGCCGAGGGCATGGAAACCCGCGAACAGGCGGACTTCCTGCTCGGCGTGGGTTGCCGTCTGGCCCAGGGCTACCACTATGCCCCGCCGCTTCCGGCGGAGGAATTCGAAAAGCTCCTCCGCGGCGGACCGCTCGGGGGCGGGCGCTCCTAG
- a CDS encoding histone deacetylase family protein: MLKAANSLGIIFFPAFDWSISPTHPEREERLLYTQDQLKEEGLFDIEGIREYKPGVASVEDVERAHFCFPEVDAVTTRSHLISAGGAITAAKLVMDKVHDRAFALVRPPGHHAMKVVHGSRGFCNINIEAVMIEWLREHYGVRRIAVVDTDCHHGDGTQDIYWHDPDVLFISLHQDGRTLYPGTGFPKECGGPTALGRTINIPLPPGTSDEGLLMALDRVVLPTLADFQPEIIINSAGQDNHFSDPITNMNITAQGYAELNRRLAPHLAVLEGGYAIQGALPYVNLGICLAMAGLDSSGVREPGFDPERLRQPRKVTDYIAEVCEIAGGLYFNPPKEPKDGVFADKWFVRRKNIYYDTDEITEAQTEMLRLCGNCRGLLKIESRSTNNPLCLGLEIPFHACDECRDLGYKILEESQLKGEFRYIQFVNKREKEFVRYGF; the protein is encoded by the coding sequence ATGCTGAAAGCCGCCAACTCCCTGGGGATCATCTTCTTCCCGGCCTTCGACTGGAGCATCTCGCCCACCCACCCGGAGCGCGAGGAGCGCCTGCTCTACACCCAGGACCAGCTCAAGGAGGAAGGGCTCTTCGACATCGAGGGCATCCGGGAATACAAGCCCGGCGTGGCCTCGGTGGAGGACGTGGAGCGGGCCCACTTCTGCTTCCCGGAGGTGGACGCCGTGACCACGCGCTCGCACCTCATCTCCGCCGGAGGCGCGATCACGGCCGCGAAGCTCGTCATGGACAAGGTCCACGACCGGGCCTTCGCCCTGGTGCGCCCCCCGGGCCACCACGCCATGAAGGTGGTCCACGGCTCGCGCGGCTTCTGCAACATCAATATCGAAGCCGTGATGATCGAGTGGCTGCGGGAGCACTACGGCGTGCGGCGCATCGCGGTGGTGGACACGGACTGCCACCACGGCGACGGCACCCAGGACATCTACTGGCACGACCCGGACGTGCTCTTCATCTCCCTGCACCAGGACGGCCGGACCCTCTACCCGGGCACGGGCTTTCCCAAGGAGTGCGGCGGCCCCACGGCCCTGGGCCGGACCATCAACATCCCCCTGCCCCCGGGCACCTCGGACGAGGGCCTGCTCATGGCCCTGGACCGGGTCGTGCTGCCCACCCTGGCGGACTTCCAGCCCGAGATCATCATCAACTCCGCCGGGCAGGACAACCACTTCTCGGACCCGATCACGAACATGAACATCACGGCCCAGGGCTACGCCGAGCTGAACCGCAGGCTCGCCCCGCACCTCGCGGTGCTGGAGGGCGGCTACGCCATCCAGGGCGCGCTGCCCTACGTGAACCTGGGCATCTGCCTGGCCATGGCCGGGCTGGACTCCAGCGGGGTGCGCGAGCCGGGCTTCGACCCGGAGCGCCTGCGCCAGCCGCGCAAGGTCACGGACTACATCGCGGAGGTCTGCGAGATCGCGGGCGGACTCTACTTCAACCCGCCCAAGGAGCCCAAGGACGGCGTGTTCGCGGACAAGTGGTTCGTGCGGCGCAAGAACATCTACTACGACACGGACGAGATCACCGAGGCCCAGACCGAGATGCTGCGCCTCTGCGGCAACTGCCGGGGCCTGTTGAAGATCGAGTCGCGCTCGACCAACAACCCGCTCTGCCTGGGCCTGGAAATCCCGTTCCACGCCTGCGACGAATGCCGCGACCTGGGCTATAAAATCCTGGAAGAGTCACAACTGAAGGGCGAATTCAGGTATATCCAGTTCGTGAACAAGCGGGAAAAAGAATTTGTGAGGTATGGGTTTTAA
- a CDS encoding HU family DNA-binding protein — MSKRMIVDGMLESGVFPNKAEAEAAYDAVLESLAGALREGQDVELRPFGSFRVVERKARTGRNPRTGEPVAIPARRAVIFRAGAQMREAQRQGPEWLGLKTYSLLLESQVREARAFLKRKQVKAKAERYAREAAERLTRLTDEASARLKDYSRAGKPAWEELRQGLERAYGELKTAFLKARDKF, encoded by the coding sequence ATGAGCAAGCGGATGATCGTGGACGGCATGCTGGAAAGCGGCGTTTTCCCGAACAAGGCCGAGGCCGAGGCGGCGTACGACGCCGTGCTGGAGAGTCTGGCCGGAGCCCTGCGCGAGGGCCAGGACGTGGAACTGCGGCCCTTCGGCTCGTTCCGCGTGGTGGAACGCAAGGCCAGGACCGGCCGCAACCCCCGCACCGGCGAGCCCGTGGCCATTCCGGCCCGGCGCGCCGTGATCTTCCGGGCCGGGGCCCAGATGCGCGAGGCCCAGCGCCAGGGCCCGGAATGGCTGGGCCTGAAGACCTATTCCCTGCTCCTGGAGTCACAGGTGCGCGAGGCCCGGGCCTTCCTCAAGCGGAAGCAGGTCAAGGCCAAGGCCGAGCGCTACGCGCGGGAGGCCGCCGAGCGCCTGACCAGACTCACCGACGAGGCCTCGGCCAGGCTCAAGGACTACTCCCGCGCGGGCAAGCCCGCCTGGGAGGAACTGCGCCAGGGCCTGGAGCGGGCCTATGGAGAGCTGAAGACGGCCTTTCTCAAGGCCCGGGACAAGTTCTAG
- a CDS encoding mechanosensitive ion channel family protein: MNTESAADLSRLLAQFWAWLQANLLSWAGVVQLAALLAALFISWLLWGLVRGRVRAWLSRPIPAGLAVLANNAGRSVWPLLFVVCCGVVGAALDGLKRPHQLTDMAVSLTVAWVIIRLLTSLIESRFWARMVAAIVWSLAVLDAIGLLKPATAFLDSLAVTLGEARISLWGVLKAVVVLVVALEAAVLVVRFVESRATRSSEMSPTLRVLVVKGARFGLYALAGLIALSSMGVNLTSLAVVGGALGVGIGFGLQKIFSNLVSGVILLLDKSIKPGDIIEIGGNVGEIQTLSTRYALLRTLGGKEILVPNEDLISGQVINWTRTDRKLWVSVPVGVAYDADVPLAMRLMVEAARSVDRILKDPEPSAHLTDFGDNSVNLAVGFWIKDPENGLMGLKTDVNLAIWERFLANKIEIPFPQRDIHVKSLPEGWGKKEEK, from the coding sequence ATGAACACCGAGTCCGCAGCCGATCTTTCCCGGCTTCTCGCCCAATTCTGGGCCTGGCTCCAGGCGAACCTCCTGTCCTGGGCCGGGGTGGTCCAATTGGCGGCCTTGCTGGCCGCGCTGTTCATCTCCTGGCTGCTTTGGGGGCTGGTGCGCGGCCGGGTGCGGGCCTGGCTCTCGCGCCCCATTCCCGCCGGGCTGGCGGTCCTGGCCAACAACGCCGGGCGCTCGGTCTGGCCGTTGCTTTTCGTGGTCTGCTGCGGCGTTGTCGGCGCGGCCCTGGATGGCCTGAAACGGCCGCACCAGCTCACCGACATGGCCGTGTCCCTGACCGTGGCCTGGGTCATCATCCGCCTGCTCACCTCGCTCATCGAAAGCCGCTTTTGGGCCCGCATGGTGGCCGCCATCGTCTGGTCCCTGGCCGTGCTGGACGCCATCGGGCTGCTCAAGCCCGCCACGGCCTTCCTGGACTCCCTGGCCGTGACCCTGGGCGAGGCGCGGATTTCGCTCTGGGGCGTGCTCAAGGCCGTGGTGGTGCTCGTGGTGGCCCTGGAGGCCGCGGTGCTCGTGGTTCGCTTCGTGGAGAGCCGCGCCACCCGCTCCAGCGAGATGTCGCCCACCCTGCGGGTGCTGGTGGTCAAGGGCGCGCGCTTCGGGCTTTACGCCCTGGCCGGGCTCATCGCCCTGTCGAGCATGGGCGTGAACCTCACGAGCCTGGCGGTGGTCGGCGGCGCGCTCGGCGTGGGCATCGGCTTCGGGCTTCAGAAAATCTTCTCCAACCTCGTGTCCGGCGTGATCCTGCTCCTGGACAAGTCCATCAAGCCCGGGGACATCATCGAGATCGGCGGCAACGTGGGCGAGATTCAGACCCTGAGCACGCGCTACGCCCTGCTGCGGACCCTGGGAGGCAAGGAAATCCTCGTGCCCAACGAGGATCTCATCAGCGGGCAGGTCATCAACTGGACCCGCACGGACCGCAAGTTGTGGGTTTCGGTGCCCGTGGGCGTGGCCTACGACGCGGACGTGCCGCTGGCCATGCGGCTCATGGTCGAGGCGGCCCGGTCAGTGGACCGCATCCTCAAGGACCCGGAGCCCTCGGCGCATCTCACGGACTTCGGGGACAACAGCGTGAACCTGGCCGTGGGGTTCTGGATCAAGGATCCGGAGAACGGGCTCATGGGACTCAAGACGGACGTGAACCTGGCCATCTGGGAGCGCTTCCTGGCCAACAAGATCGAGATTCCCTTCCCCCAGCGCGACATCCACGTGAAGTCCCTGCCCGAAGGGTGGGGGAAGAAAGAAGAGAAATGA
- the cysS gene encoding cysteine--tRNA ligase yields the protein MRLYNTQARAKQEFTPREEGKVSMYVCGITAYDLCHVGHARSAVVFDVLVRFLRRKGLDVTFVRNFTDVDDKIIKRAGEMGLTSQDVAERYIREFHVDMDRLGVLRADVEPKCTEHIPEMLELTQELIRSGQAYTTLSGDVYFRVRSFPGYGKLSGRNIDDLRSGARIQPGEEKEDPLDFALWKAAKPGEPSWESPWGPGRPGWHLECSAMSEKYLPLPLDIHGGGQDLIFPHHENEIAQSEAATGRELARFWVHNGFVQINSEKMSKSLGNFFTIRDILDKFLPETLRYFLLSSHYRSPLDFSFEGLEEAEKALRRVYTARRQMAEELGKAKWSASPVPPELAKELAELEAGFGEALEDDLNTAAALGHLFGVVRLAGRLSDDKTLRKSEGARDLWTRILKDMEGWSAVLGVFGADPGDFLAALRDCRAARKGIDAAEVAARLEARRQARVAKDFAASDRIRDELAGLGVEVKDTPAGQTWDVA from the coding sequence ATGCGATTGTACAACACCCAGGCCCGCGCCAAACAGGAATTCACCCCCCGAGAGGAGGGGAAGGTCTCCATGTACGTCTGCGGCATCACCGCCTACGACCTCTGCCACGTGGGCCACGCCCGTTCGGCCGTGGTCTTCGACGTGCTCGTGCGCTTCCTGCGCCGCAAGGGCCTCGACGTGACCTTCGTGCGCAACTTCACCGACGTGGATGACAAGATCATCAAGCGCGCCGGCGAGATGGGCCTGACCTCCCAGGATGTGGCCGAGCGGTACATCCGGGAGTTCCATGTGGACATGGACCGCCTGGGCGTGCTGCGGGCGGATGTCGAGCCCAAGTGCACCGAGCACATCCCGGAGATGCTTGAGCTGACGCAGGAACTCATCCGGAGCGGTCAGGCCTACACCACGCTCTCCGGCGACGTGTACTTCCGGGTGCGCTCCTTTCCGGGCTACGGAAAGCTCTCGGGACGGAACATCGACGACCTGCGTTCCGGCGCGCGCATCCAGCCCGGCGAGGAGAAGGAGGATCCCCTGGACTTCGCCCTCTGGAAGGCCGCCAAGCCCGGCGAGCCTTCCTGGGAGAGCCCCTGGGGCCCGGGCCGTCCCGGCTGGCACCTGGAGTGCTCGGCCATGAGCGAGAAGTATCTGCCCCTGCCGCTGGACATTCATGGCGGCGGCCAGGATCTGATCTTCCCCCATCACGAGAACGAGATCGCCCAGTCCGAGGCGGCCACCGGCCGGGAACTGGCCCGCTTCTGGGTGCACAACGGCTTCGTGCAGATCAACTCCGAGAAGATGTCCAAATCCCTGGGCAACTTCTTCACCATCCGCGACATCCTGGACAAGTTCCTGCCCGAAACCCTGCGCTACTTCCTGCTCTCCTCGCACTACCGCAGCCCCCTGGACTTCTCCTTCGAGGGGTTGGAGGAGGCCGAGAAGGCCCTGCGCCGGGTCTATACGGCCCGCCGGCAGATGGCCGAGGAATTGGGCAAGGCCAAGTGGAGCGCCTCGCCCGTCCCGCCGGAGCTGGCCAAGGAGCTGGCCGAGCTGGAGGCGGGCTTCGGCGAGGCCCTGGAAGACGACCTGAACACCGCCGCCGCCCTGGGACACCTCTTCGGCGTCGTTCGCCTGGCCGGGCGGCTGTCTGATGACAAGACCCTGCGCAAGTCCGAGGGCGCGCGTGATTTGTGGACCCGTATCCTCAAGGATATGGAGGGCTGGAGCGCGGTGCTCGGCGTGTTCGGGGCTGATCCCGGGGATTTCCTGGCCGCCCTGCGCGACTGCCGCGCCGCCCGCAAGGGCATCGACGCGGCCGAGGTCGCGGCCCGGCTGGAGGCGCGGCGGCAGGCCCGCGTGGCCAAGGATTTCGCCGCTTCGGACCGCATCCGCGACGAATTGGCGGGCCTGGGCGTGGAGGTCAAGGACACGCCCGCGGGCCAAACCTGGGACGTGGCCTAG